A window from Deltaproteobacteria bacterium encodes these proteins:
- a CDS encoding UbiD family decarboxylase yields MKKDIRTWIDQLRGAGVLDIISKPVDPRTQMGALLWQSRERALLFDNLAGYPGWRCLGQAPGDVRLAPLAFGCDRNEMVPEFVRRTQEPGTTRLVSSGPVKERILKGDEVDITKLPIHQCGIRDGGPFISAGLMISKDPDTGNRNLSFHRLQMKGPRKTGILLYPRHGWTNYQKHESKGESMPVAFMIGHHPMYYFAAATSTDYGRDELTIASGLLEEEVDMVKCETLDMEVPAQAEVVLEGEILPHVREEEGPFSEFQDYYLAGAGQNPVFQVNAITMRGDAIFKNIQNGAEVEGCVYHKVPMSAQILRRIRGVGGGAQVKNVLALPGIFGIVVQMNARYYGEARNVLMAALSSEYQHPKVAIAVDEDVDIFNYADVLWAISTRVNPAEDIITIPGAKIHAMDPSCQEVGKPGAPGWHRVGGKVMIDATKPPECDPARRFEFERLQPMGAGKVRLEDFL; encoded by the coding sequence ATGAAAAAAGACATTCGCACATGGATCGACCAGTTGCGCGGCGCCGGTGTGCTCGACATTATCTCCAAACCGGTGGATCCGCGCACCCAGATGGGCGCCCTCCTGTGGCAGTCGCGCGAACGCGCGCTCTTGTTCGACAACCTCGCGGGGTACCCGGGCTGGCGCTGTCTCGGCCAGGCGCCGGGGGACGTGCGGCTGGCGCCGCTGGCCTTCGGCTGCGACCGCAACGAGATGGTGCCCGAGTTCGTCCGGCGCACCCAGGAACCCGGCACCACCCGGCTGGTGTCGTCCGGTCCGGTCAAGGAGCGCATCCTCAAGGGCGACGAGGTGGACATCACGAAGCTGCCGATCCACCAGTGCGGCATCCGGGACGGCGGCCCCTTCATCTCCGCCGGGCTCATGATCTCCAAGGACCCGGACACCGGCAACCGCAACCTGAGCTTCCACCGCCTCCAGATGAAGGGCCCGCGCAAGACCGGCATCCTGCTCTACCCGCGCCACGGCTGGACCAACTACCAGAAGCACGAATCCAAGGGCGAGAGCATGCCCGTGGCCTTCATGATCGGCCACCACCCCATGTATTACTTCGCCGCCGCCACCTCCACGGACTACGGCCGCGACGAGCTCACCATAGCCTCGGGGCTGCTGGAGGAAGAGGTGGACATGGTGAAGTGCGAGACCCTCGACATGGAGGTGCCGGCCCAGGCCGAGGTGGTGCTGGAAGGGGAGATCCTGCCCCACGTGCGCGAGGAGGAAGGCCCCTTCAGCGAGTTCCAGGACTACTACCTCGCCGGGGCGGGGCAGAACCCGGTGTTCCAGGTCAACGCCATCACCATGCGCGGCGACGCCATCTTCAAGAACATCCAGAACGGCGCCGAGGTGGAGGGCTGCGTGTACCACAAGGTGCCCATGTCGGCGCAGATCCTGCGGCGCATCCGCGGCGTGGGCGGCGGCGCCCAGGTGAAGAACGTGCTGGCGCTGCCGGGCATCTTCGGCATCGTCGTGCAGATGAACGCCCGCTACTACGGCGAGGCGCGCAACGTCCTGATGGCCGCCCTGTCGAGCGAGTACCAGCATCCCAAGGTGGCCATCGCCGTGGACGAGGACGTGGACATCTTCAACTACGCGGACGTGCTGTGGGCCATCTCCACGCGCGTCAACCCGGCGGAGGACATCATCACCATCCCCGGCGCCAAGATCCACGCCATGGACCCTTCGTGCCAGGAGGTGGGCAAGCCCGGAGCACCCGGCTGGCACCGGGTCGGCGGCAAGGTGATGATCGACGCCACCAAGCCGCCCGAGTGCGACCCGGCGCGGCGCTTCGAGTTCGAACGCCTGCAGCCCATGGGCGCCGGCAAGGTGCGGCTGGAGGATTTCCTCTAG